A window of the Gossypium hirsutum isolate 1008001.06 chromosome A03, Gossypium_hirsutum_v2.1, whole genome shotgun sequence genome harbors these coding sequences:
- the LOC107963793 gene encoding short-chain dehydrogenase TIC 32, chloroplastic-like isoform X1 — MWIFGWKGPSGFSASSTAEEVSQGIDGSALAAIVTGASSGIGVETTRVLALRGVHVVMAVRNADAGRNVKESILKEIPSAKIDVMELDLSSMASVRKFASQYQSSNLPLNLLINNAGVMATPFMLSQDKIELQFATNHLGHFLLTDLLLETMKRTARESNIEGRIVNVSSEGHRIAYSEGIRFDKINDESGYYTWYAYGQSKLANILHAKELAQRLKEEEVEITANSLHPGAIISTNLMRHHGLINTVGQMLGKYFLKNIPQGAATTCYVALNPQVKGVSGEYFLDSNIGNPSAKAKDADLAKKLWDFSCTLTNPK, encoded by the exons ATGTGGATTTTTGGATGGAAGGGACCATCTGGGTTTTCTGCTTCTTCTACCGCAGAAGAAGTTAGTCAAGGGATTGATGGATCTGCTCTCGCTGCCATCGTTACag GAGCATCAAGTGGTATTGGTGTAGAGACTACTCGCGTCCTCGCATTGCGCGGTGTCCACGTAGTTATGGCGGTAAGGAATGCAGATGCCGGTCGGAATGTCAAAGAATCAATACTAAAAGAAATCCCTAGTGCTAAGATTGATGTTATGGAATTGGATCTGAGCTCAATGGCATCAGTAAGGAAATTTGCATCACAATATCAATCCTCTAATCTTCCCTTGAACCTCCTAAT CAACAATGCAGGGGTCATGGCAACTCCTTTCATGTTATCTCAAGATAAGATCGAGCTGCAGTTTGCGACCAACCATTTAG GTCATTTTCTTCTAACTGATCTTTTGTTGGAGACTATGAAAAGAACAGCACGTGAAAGCAACATAGAAGGGAGGATTGTCAATGTATCTTCGGAAGGTCACCGGATTGCGTACAGCGAGGGAATTCGTTTCGATAAAATCAACGATGAATCAGG ATACTACACTTGGTATGCTTACGGACAATCAAAGCTTGCTAACATATTACATGCCAAGGAGCTTGCTCAGCGTCTAAAG GAAGAAGAGGTGGAGATTACTGCAAATTCACTTCATCCTGGAGCAATTATTTCGACCAATCTTATGCGCCACCATGGTTTAATCAATA CCGTTGGTCAAATGTTGGGAAAATACTTCCTCAAAAATATTCCACAG GGAGCTGCCACTACATGCTATGTTGCATTAAATCCACAAGTCAAAGGTGTTAGCGGAGAATATTTCTTAGACAGCAACATAGGTAACCCAAGCGCTAAGGCGAAGGATGCAGATTTGGCAAAAAAGCTATGGGACTTCAGCTGCACCTTGACCAATCCCAAGTAG
- the LOC107963793 gene encoding short-chain dehydrogenase TIC 32, chloroplastic-like (The RefSeq protein has 2 substitutions compared to this genomic sequence), whose protein sequence is MCSFSNKTAKGNMWIFGWKGPSGFSASSTAEEVTQGIDGSALAAIVTGASSGIGVETTRVLALRGVHVVMAVRNADAGRNVKESILKEIPSAKIDVMELDLSSMASVRKFASQYQSSNLPLNLLINNAGVMATPFMLSQDKIELQFATNHLGHFLLTDLLLETMKRTARESNIEGRIVNVSSEGHRIAYREGIRFDKINDESGYYTWYAYGQSKLANILHAKELAQRLKEEEVEITANSLHPGAIISTNLMRHHGLINTVGQMLGKYFLKNIPQGAATTCYVALNPQVKGVSGEYFLDSNIGNPSAKAKDADLAKKLWDFSCTLTNPK, encoded by the exons ATG TGTAGCTTTTCTAATAAAACCGCAAAAGGAAACATGTGGATTTTTGGATGGAAGGGACCATCTGGGTTTTCTGCTTCTTCTACCGCAGAAGAAGTTAGTCAAGGGATTGATGGATCTGCTCTCGCTGCCATCGTTACag GAGCATCAAGTGGTATTGGTGTAGAGACTACTCGCGTCCTCGCATTGCGCGGTGTCCACGTAGTTATGGCGGTAAGGAATGCAGATGCCGGTCGGAATGTCAAAGAATCAATACTAAAAGAAATCCCTAGTGCTAAGATTGATGTTATGGAATTGGATCTGAGCTCAATGGCATCAGTAAGGAAATTTGCATCACAATATCAATCCTCTAATCTTCCCTTGAACCTCCTAAT CAACAATGCAGGGGTCATGGCAACTCCTTTCATGTTATCTCAAGATAAGATCGAGCTGCAGTTTGCGACCAACCATTTAG GTCATTTTCTTCTAACTGATCTTTTGTTGGAGACTATGAAAAGAACAGCACGTGAAAGCAACATAGAAGGGAGGATTGTCAATGTATCTTCGGAAGGTCACCGGATTGCGTACAGCGAGGGAATTCGTTTCGATAAAATCAACGATGAATCAGG ATACTACACTTGGTATGCTTACGGACAATCAAAGCTTGCTAACATATTACATGCCAAGGAGCTTGCTCAGCGTCTAAAG GAAGAAGAGGTGGAGATTACTGCAAATTCACTTCATCCTGGAGCAATTATTTCGACCAATCTTATGCGCCACCATGGTTTAATCAATA CCGTTGGTCAAATGTTGGGAAAATACTTCCTCAAAAATATTCCACAG GGAGCTGCCACTACATGCTATGTTGCATTAAATCCACAAGTCAAAGGTGTTAGCGGAGAATATTTCTTAGACAGCAACATAGGTAACCCAAGCGCTAAGGCGAAGGATGCAGATTTGGCAAAAAAGCTATGGGACTTCAGCTGCACCTTGACCAATCCCAAGTAG
- the LOC107963792 gene encoding BTB/POZ domain-containing protein At5g41330 — protein sequence MQCLKPEPELTTTNVVTINVGGENFQTTKQTLTQAGPNSLLSQLAETTSDRFVDRDPVYFSLLLSLLRTGALPSKVKDFDLRDLIEESRYYGIESLLTNSLTNPSQLDAFALQKSSILPLNGRDSPSAVATTPFGSLHVSHGSKITSFDWSLTRKSTVLTQFPAVDSLLAISPDTAAAGATDFSGLQILDLQNGSVKQTLNWENATRSGSTVQAIGSSGEFLFTSFESSRRNSNSIMVYDLNTLNPVTEIGHNEIFGADIDSAIPATKLRWVSKYGLVMASGSHSGLSGVSGNIRFWDIRSGNVVFELKEKTDCFSDICVSDNLNAVFKVGVNSGEVFYTDFRSLGSVNGNSNPWICLGDKRKIINGKKEGFGCKIESHGNQVFCSKGGDIELWSEVVMGSAKTSNGSEDQSTKRDFKKNMMGRVKDMGGSRITNLAFGGNKMFVTRKDQQVIEIWKGSARGF from the coding sequence ATGCAGTGTTTGAAACCAGAACCGGAGTTAACCACCACCAATGTCGTAACGATCAACGTCGGCGGCGAAAATTTTCAGACGACCAAACAGACATTAACACAAGCGGGACCGAATTCTCTCCTTTCTCAATTGGCTGAAACGACGTCGGATCGTTTTGTTGACCGGGACCCTGTTTACTTCTCGCTCCTCCTTTCACTCCTCCGTACAGGTGCTCTTCCGTCCAAAGTCAAAGACTTTGACCTTAGGGATCTCATCGAAGAGTCGAGATACTACGGCATTGAGTCCCTTTTGACGAACTCTTTGACCAACCCTTCTCAATTAGATGCTTTTGCCCTTCAGAAATCTTCGATTCTACCCTTGAATGGCCGCGACTCCCCTTCTGCCGTTGCCACTACGCCTTTTGGATCCCTCCATGTTTCCCACGGGAGCAAGATTACGTCTTTCGATTGGTCGTTGACGAGAAAGTCAACGGTCTTAACGCAATTCCCAGCCGTGGATTCATTACTCGCGATTTCCCCTGATACCGCCGCGGCCGGTGCGACGGACTTCTCGGGGCTCCAGATCCTCGATCTCCAAAACGGGTCCGTCAAACAAACTCTCAATTGGGAGAACGCGACCCGATCCGGTTCCACGGTTCAAGCCATCGGTTCATCAGGCGAGTTCTTGTTTACTAGCTTCGAATCCAGTAGGAGAAACTCTAATTCAATTATGGTTTATGATTTGAATACATTGAACCCTGTTACTGAAATAGGTCATAATGAGATTTTTGGGGCTGATATCGATTCAGCCATCCCAGCTACAAAGCTGAGATGGGTTTCAAAGTACGGGTTAGTTATGGCATCCGGGTCACATAGTGGGTTATCGGGTGTATCGGGTAATATTAGGTTTTGGGATATAAGATCTGGTAATGTAGTTTTCGAATTGAAGGAGAAAACCGATTGCTTTTCGGATATTTGTGTTTCGGATAATCTTAATGCGGTTTTTAAAGTCGGAGTGAATTCTGGCGAGGTTTTTTACACAGATTTTAGGAGTTTAGGCAGTGTGAATGGTAATAGTAATCCATGGATTTGTCTTGGAGATAAGAGGAAGATTATTAATGGGAAAAAAGAAGGGTTTGGGTGCAAAATTGAGAGCCACGGAAATCAAGTTTTTTGTAGTAAAGGAGGGGATATCGAGTTGTGGTCGGAGGTTGTAATGGGTTCAGCCAAGACTAGTAACGGTAGTGAGGATCAGTCGACTAAAAGAGATTTTAAAAAGAATATGATGGGGAGAGTGAAGGATATGGGAGGTTCGAGGATAACGAACTTGGCATTCGGTGGGAACAAGATGTTTGTGACCCGTAAAGATCAGCAAGTTATTGAGATTTGGAAGGGTTCGGCTAGAGGGTTTTGA